One Streptomyces sp. NBC_01217 genomic region harbors:
- a CDS encoding maleate cis-trans isomerase family protein codes for MTTLGFLYPGHHVAEDDFPRMEILLDAVRLVVNHTDVDEDAYTIDALTRTGAPECLAAGVAELQRAGVESVVWASSAGGFLYGWEGAHQQIAALARVAGVPASSTSFGFVHAVRELEAARVAVAATYPEPIAAQFTAFLRSAGIEVAATSAAGLASAAEAAAWDLDKVKELATAADRPEAEVVLLPDTALHTVSHVTELEELLGKPVLTGNQVTVREGLRLADRRSWSPRLGKIFAEREAPPAPVSRWGEGRERAHSGRKGRPGKQPHIGW; via the coding sequence ATGACGACCCTCGGTTTTCTCTACCCGGGCCACCACGTCGCGGAGGACGACTTCCCGCGGATGGAGATCCTGCTCGATGCCGTCAGGCTGGTCGTGAACCACACCGACGTCGACGAGGACGCCTATACGATCGACGCGCTGACCCGGACCGGCGCACCCGAATGCCTGGCCGCCGGGGTGGCGGAGCTGCAGCGCGCCGGGGTCGAGTCCGTCGTCTGGGCGAGCAGCGCCGGCGGTTTCCTGTACGGCTGGGAGGGCGCCCATCAGCAGATCGCCGCCCTGGCCAGAGTGGCCGGCGTGCCCGCCTCCAGCACCTCCTTCGGCTTCGTCCATGCGGTACGGGAGCTGGAGGCGGCCCGTGTCGCCGTCGCCGCGACCTATCCGGAACCGATCGCCGCACAGTTCACGGCCTTCCTCCGCTCCGCGGGCATCGAGGTGGCCGCCACCAGTGCTGCCGGTCTCGCTTCCGCGGCCGAGGCCGCTGCCTGGGACCTGGACAAGGTGAAGGAGCTGGCCACGGCCGCGGACCGGCCGGAGGCGGAGGTGGTGCTGCTGCCCGACACGGCCCTGCACACCGTCTCCCACGTGACGGAGCTGGAGGAACTCCTCGGCAAGCCGGTCCTCACCGGGAACCAGGTGACGGTCCGGGAGGGGCTGCGGCTGGCGGACCGCCGGTCCTGGTCCCCGAGGCTCGGCAAGATCTTCGCCGAACGCGAGGCTCCTCCGGCCCCGGTGTCCAGATGGGGCGAGGGCCGGGAGCGCGCACACAGCGGGAGGAAGGGGCGGCCCGGAAAGCAGCCCCACATCGGCTGGTGA
- a CDS encoding AAA domain-containing protein, with translation MTAVFDPGAQAARATDAILADTLGGTSRGIVVDSPPGAGKSTLVVRAALELAAAGRPLMVVAQTNAQVDDLVVRLAEKDPGLPVGRLHSNDSDPYDKVLDGLANVRKSAKASDLAGLDVVISTAAKWAHVKNVEPWGHAIVDEAYQMRSDALLAVAGLFERALFVGDPGQLDPFSIVGADQWAGLSYDPSASAVSTLLAHNPGLPQHRLPVSWRLPASAAPLVSDAFYPYTPFRSGTDHGDRRLSFGVASDGSAQDRVLDEAAESGWGLLELPARHTPRTDPEAVRAVALVVRRLLDRGGAATSERSPDPAPVTADRVAVGTAHRDQAAAVRAALAELGVTGVAVDTANRLQGREFDVTVVLHPLSGRPDATAFHLETGRLCVLASRHRHACIVVCRAGVAELLDEHPSTEPVQLGVTVKFPDGWEANHAVLSHLGEHRVRWEV, from the coding sequence GTGACGGCCGTTTTCGACCCGGGCGCCCAGGCCGCGCGGGCTACCGACGCGATCCTCGCCGACACCCTGGGCGGTACGTCGCGCGGCATCGTGGTGGACTCCCCGCCGGGCGCGGGGAAGTCGACGCTCGTGGTGCGCGCCGCGCTGGAACTCGCGGCGGCCGGGCGTCCGTTGATGGTGGTCGCGCAGACCAACGCCCAGGTCGACGACCTCGTCGTGCGGCTGGCCGAGAAGGACCCGGGGCTGCCGGTCGGCCGGTTGCACAGCAATGACTCCGACCCGTACGACAAGGTGCTGGACGGCCTGGCCAACGTACGGAAGTCGGCCAAGGCGTCGGATCTCGCCGGGCTCGACGTCGTCATCTCGACGGCCGCCAAGTGGGCGCATGTGAAGAACGTCGAGCCGTGGGGGCACGCGATCGTCGACGAGGCGTACCAGATGCGCTCGGATGCTCTGCTGGCCGTCGCCGGCCTCTTCGAGCGGGCGCTGTTCGTCGGCGATCCGGGGCAGTTGGACCCGTTCTCGATCGTCGGCGCGGACCAGTGGGCGGGGCTGAGCTACGACCCGTCGGCGAGCGCGGTCTCCACGCTGCTCGCGCACAATCCCGGGCTGCCGCAGCACCGGCTGCCGGTGTCGTGGCGGCTGCCCGCCTCCGCCGCGCCGCTCGTCTCGGACGCGTTCTACCCGTACACCCCGTTCCGCAGCGGTACGGACCACGGCGACCGGCGGCTGTCGTTCGGCGTCGCGTCCGACGGCTCGGCGCAGGACCGGGTGCTGGACGAGGCCGCGGAGTCGGGCTGGGGTCTGCTCGAACTCCCGGCCCGGCACACCCCGCGCACCGACCCGGAGGCGGTTCGGGCGGTGGCCCTGGTCGTCCGCCGACTGCTGGACCGGGGCGGCGCGGCGACGAGCGAGCGCTCCCCCGATCCCGCTCCGGTGACGGCGGACCGGGTCGCGGTCGGCACCGCCCACCGCGACCAGGCCGCGGCGGTACGGGCGGCGCTCGCGGAGCTGGGTGTGACGGGCGTGGCGGTGGACACGGCGAACCGGCTCCAGGGCCGCGAGTTCGATGTGACGGTGGTCCTGCATCCGCTGTCCGGCCGCCCGGACGCCACGGCTTTCCATCTGGAGACGGGCCGGCTGTGCGTCCTGGCCTCGCGCCACCGGCACGCGTGCATCGTGGTGTGCCGGGCGGGCGTCGCGGAGCTGCTGGACGAGCACCCGTCGACGGAGCCGGTGCAGCTGGGGGTCACGGTGAAGTTCCCGGACGGCTGGGAGGCCAACCACGCGGTGCTGTCGCATCTGGGCGAGCACCGGGTGCGCTGGGAGGTGTGA
- a CDS encoding D-2-hydroxyacid dehydrogenase, protein MPEPTLLVLDTDPSPRLGRLTGRATVRYTDEAGLAARLPEADVLLVWDFTSDAVRAAWPGDGPRPAWVHTASAGVDRLLCPELTASDTVVTNARGIFERPIAEYVTGLVLAFAKDLPGTLELQRRRLWRHRESTQLAGSRAVVVGAGPIGREITRLLIALGVQVALVGRRARRTIHAMADLDRLVSLADWVICAAPLTESTRGMFDARFFGLMQPSARFINVGRAPMVVEDDLVAALRKRWIAGAALDVFEQEPLGPQSPLWDVPDLIVSPHMSGDAAGWRDRLGEQFVEMYERWAAGEPLPNVVDKQHGYVPGTDPGE, encoded by the coding sequence ATGCCAGAGCCCACCCTGCTCGTCCTGGACACCGATCCGTCGCCGCGCCTGGGCCGACTGACCGGCCGGGCCACCGTGCGGTACACGGACGAGGCCGGACTCGCCGCACGGCTCCCGGAGGCCGACGTACTCCTGGTGTGGGACTTCACCTCCGACGCGGTACGGGCCGCCTGGCCCGGTGACGGACCGCGCCCGGCATGGGTGCATACGGCGAGCGCGGGCGTGGACCGGCTGCTCTGCCCGGAGCTGACGGCCTCCGACACGGTGGTGACCAATGCGCGGGGCATCTTCGAGCGGCCGATCGCCGAGTACGTGACGGGCCTGGTGCTGGCGTTCGCCAAGGACCTCCCGGGCACGCTGGAGCTCCAGCGCCGGCGGCTGTGGCGCCACCGGGAGAGCACACAGCTCGCGGGCAGCCGCGCGGTGGTCGTCGGCGCGGGCCCGATCGGGCGGGAGATCACCCGGCTGCTGATCGCCCTCGGGGTCCAGGTGGCGCTGGTGGGACGCCGGGCGCGGCGCACCATCCACGCCATGGCGGACCTGGACCGGCTGGTCTCCCTGGCCGACTGGGTGATCTGCGCGGCGCCACTGACGGAGTCGACCCGTGGCATGTTCGACGCGCGGTTCTTCGGGCTGATGCAGCCGTCGGCCCGCTTCATCAACGTGGGGCGCGCCCCGATGGTCGTCGAGGACGATCTGGTCGCCGCACTGCGCAAGCGCTGGATCGCGGGCGCGGCGCTCGATGTGTTCGAGCAGGAGCCGCTGGGGCCGCAGAGCCCGCTCTGGGACGTACCGGATCTGATCGTGTCGCCGCACATGAGCGGAGACGCGGCGGGCTGGCGGGACCGGCTGGGCGAGCAGTTCGTCGAGATGTACGAACGCTGGGCGGCCGGTGAGCCCCTGCCGAACGTGGTGGACAAACAGCACGGGTACGTTCCCGGCACGGACCCGGGCGAATGA
- a CDS encoding M6 family metalloprotease domain-containing protein: MERPSLRRITAAATSLMALVATSLVAGPAVAATGEAGPCALPRTEAHHSLGVGDWNDAYPRPDRSLDAVMIFLSFPDHQPANTTKELTADYFPATTQFFQRASYGKFTLRPHPLRQWIRMPKASGWYGIQRDWNNERRGAYLRDAIAVADPKVDFSRFDVVYLVADPDAPGVDSDATKVVNFDQPLHADGTDIRRVVTVFEQHPPDHNVLSHETGHVFDLPDLYHRPTDGKGDWDTYVGDWDVMGSQFGLAPDFFGWHKWKLGWLDGRQVVCVQRSRDITLEPIAAVPVPGASIGTRLAVIRTGEGSAVAIEARSATGNDRTTCTEGVLLYRVRSATPSGGGPVEVIDTHPRSDACWDRSVYAPLADAPLRVGETYSIPGAHARIEVADRTPSGAWTVRITTGT, from the coding sequence GTGGAGAGACCGAGCCTGCGCCGCATCACCGCGGCCGCGACCTCTCTGATGGCGCTCGTCGCCACCTCTCTGGTCGCCGGGCCGGCCGTGGCCGCCACCGGCGAAGCGGGGCCGTGCGCACTGCCCCGCACCGAGGCGCACCACTCGCTGGGCGTGGGGGACTGGAACGACGCCTATCCGCGCCCCGACCGCTCCCTCGACGCGGTCATGATCTTTCTGTCCTTCCCGGACCACCAGCCCGCCAACACCACCAAGGAGCTGACCGCCGACTACTTCCCCGCAACCACCCAGTTCTTCCAGCGCGCCTCGTACGGAAAGTTCACCCTGCGCCCGCACCCGCTGCGGCAGTGGATCCGGATGCCCAAGGCGTCCGGCTGGTACGGCATACAGCGGGACTGGAACAACGAGCGGCGCGGCGCCTATCTGCGCGACGCCATCGCCGTGGCCGACCCGAAGGTCGACTTCTCCCGGTTCGACGTCGTCTATCTGGTCGCCGACCCGGACGCCCCGGGCGTCGACTCCGATGCCACCAAGGTCGTCAACTTCGACCAGCCGCTGCACGCCGACGGTACGGACATCCGGCGCGTCGTCACCGTCTTCGAGCAGCACCCCCCGGACCACAACGTGCTGTCCCACGAGACCGGGCACGTCTTCGATCTGCCGGACCTCTACCACCGGCCGACCGACGGCAAGGGGGACTGGGACACCTATGTCGGCGACTGGGATGTGATGGGCAGTCAGTTCGGGCTCGCACCGGACTTCTTCGGCTGGCACAAGTGGAAGCTGGGCTGGCTGGACGGCAGGCAGGTGGTCTGCGTCCAGCGCAGCCGCGACATCACCCTGGAGCCGATCGCCGCGGTCCCCGTACCCGGCGCCTCCATCGGCACCCGGCTCGCGGTGATCAGGACCGGTGAGGGCAGTGCGGTGGCCATCGAGGCCCGCAGCGCCACCGGCAACGACCGGACGACCTGCACCGAAGGCGTCCTGCTCTACCGGGTGCGCAGCGCAACCCCGTCCGGCGGCGGTCCGGTCGAGGTCATCGACACCCACCCCCGCTCCGACGCCTGCTGGGACCGGTCCGTCTACGCGCCGCTCGCGGACGCCCCGCTGCGGGTCGGCGAGACGTACAGCATCCCCGGCGCGCACGCCAGGATCGAGGTCGCCGACCGGACGCCCTCGGGCGCCTGGACGGTCCGGATCACCACAGGAACGTAG
- a CDS encoding putative bifunctional diguanylate cyclase/phosphodiesterase has translation MSGTSEGPRPAAGTAPHSAGPSVTERHPPWPPAGVERAETHGYRAAFRAATLPMAVVDHEGLVVAANDALGGLLGFPAAALATQSAADLLDLVADGRTWRAYREVLHRRRSRFRCTRRLKHPDGRSMWAEITVVPMPEPEAVRADGPGPGRVLLSVADISDRRELQKRLRHLQMHDPVTRLPNRTLFFERLSAVLETPPHQDGSLPGHPGGGRIGLCYLDLDGFKAVNDTMGHRIGDRLLAAVAARLTDCAAQEGPHRPGSHLVARLGGDEFAILVEDSAGTQQLTDLARTVLAALQKPFDLGGQRLGVSASIGVVERPVAGTSATGLMQAADTTLYWAKADGKDRWTVFDPERNAHRMTRQTLSSHLRPAVERGEFTIEYQPLVGMADGVVRGVEALVRWNHPQFGMLSPNRFVAIAEEDGSIVQLGRWVLRSACRQARRWQLDHPAEPPLFISVNVAVRQVWDSDLVTDVAEILAETGLDPGLLQLELTESAVMGSAGRPLQALQALSDMGVRIAIDDFGTGYSNLAYLSRLPVSVLKLDGSFVRGFRYEDGDRPSPADETIVEAMVELAHRLGLTVTAECVETAGQAERLRRIGCDTGQGWLYSRAVAPERIAELIGGGKLMA, from the coding sequence GTGAGCGGAACCTCCGAAGGGCCGAGGCCCGCGGCGGGCACGGCCCCTCATTCCGCAGGACCGTCGGTCACGGAGCGTCATCCCCCGTGGCCCCCTGCGGGAGTCGAAAGGGCCGAGACGCACGGCTACCGGGCCGCCTTCCGGGCCGCCACGCTCCCGATGGCCGTCGTCGATCACGAGGGCCTGGTCGTCGCCGCCAACGACGCGCTCGGCGGCCTCCTCGGCTTCCCCGCCGCGGCGCTGGCCACCCAGTCGGCGGCCGATCTGCTCGACCTCGTGGCGGACGGCCGCACCTGGCGCGCGTACCGCGAGGTGCTGCACCGCCGGCGCTCACGGTTCCGCTGCACCCGCAGGCTCAAACACCCCGACGGGCGCTCGATGTGGGCCGAGATCACCGTCGTGCCGATGCCCGAGCCGGAGGCCGTCCGGGCCGACGGCCCCGGGCCCGGCCGGGTGCTGCTCTCCGTCGCGGACATCAGCGACCGGCGCGAGCTGCAGAAGCGGCTGCGCCACCTCCAGATGCACGACCCGGTGACCCGGCTGCCCAACCGGACACTGTTCTTCGAACGGCTCTCGGCCGTCCTGGAGACCCCGCCGCACCAGGACGGCAGCCTCCCCGGACACCCCGGAGGCGGCCGGATCGGGCTCTGCTATCTCGACCTGGACGGCTTCAAGGCCGTCAACGACACGATGGGCCACCGGATCGGCGACCGGCTGCTCGCCGCCGTCGCCGCACGGCTCACCGACTGCGCGGCCCAGGAGGGCCCGCACCGCCCCGGTTCCCATCTCGTGGCGCGCCTGGGCGGCGACGAGTTCGCCATCCTGGTCGAGGACTCCGCCGGTACGCAGCAGCTCACCGATCTGGCCCGCACGGTCCTGGCCGCACTGCAGAAGCCCTTCGACCTGGGCGGGCAGCGGCTGGGCGTCTCGGCCTCGATCGGGGTGGTGGAACGGCCCGTGGCCGGCACTTCGGCGACCGGTCTGATGCAGGCCGCCGACACCACGCTGTACTGGGCGAAGGCGGACGGCAAGGACCGCTGGACGGTCTTCGACCCGGAACGCAACGCCCACCGGATGACCCGTCAGACGCTCTCCTCTCATCTGCGGCCCGCCGTCGAGCGCGGTGAGTTCACCATCGAGTACCAGCCGCTGGTCGGCATGGCCGACGGAGTCGTCCGCGGGGTGGAGGCGCTGGTCCGCTGGAACCACCCGCAGTTCGGGATGCTCTCGCCGAATCGGTTCGTCGCGATCGCGGAGGAGGACGGCTCGATCGTCCAGCTCGGCCGGTGGGTACTGCGGTCCGCCTGCCGCCAGGCCCGGCGCTGGCAGCTCGACCACCCGGCCGAACCGCCGCTGTTCATCAGCGTCAATGTCGCCGTGCGGCAGGTCTGGGACTCCGACCTGGTCACCGATGTCGCGGAGATCCTCGCCGAGACCGGCCTCGACCCCGGGCTGCTGCAGCTGGAGCTGACCGAGTCCGCCGTGATGGGCTCGGCGGGCCGCCCCCTCCAGGCCCTCCAGGCCCTCAGCGACATGGGCGTACGCATCGCCATCGACGACTTCGGGACCGGCTACTCGAACCTCGCCTATCTGAGCCGGCTGCCCGTCTCCGTACTGAAGCTGGACGGCTCGTTCGTACGCGGCTTCCGCTACGAAGACGGCGACCGGCCGAGCCCCGCCGACGAGACGATCGTCGAGGCGATGGTGGAGCTGGCACACCGCCTGGGCCTGACCGTCACCGCGGAGTGCGTGGAGACGGCGGGCCAGGCGGAACGGCTGCGCAGGATCGGCTGCGACACCGGGCAGGGCTGGCTGTACTCGCGCGCGGTGGCTCCGGAGCGGATCGCCGAACTGATCGGCGGCGGGAAGCTGATGGCCTGA
- a CDS encoding LLM class flavin-dependent oxidoreductase → MDEIRGDEIRGKAEGTATVPLSVLDLVTVGQGRTATQALRTSVDIAQLAERRGFHRYWVAEHHSMPGVASSSPAVILAHLAAHTERIRLGSGGVMLPNHAPLVIAEQFGTLEAMAPGRIDLGLGRAPGTDGATAAALRRTDRLNEGADDFPQQLAELTRFLDDDFPDGHPYSRIHAVPGPVQATSEGGVQSPARPPIWLLGSSGFSARLAGVLGLPFAFAHHFSAQNTVPALDLYRESFRPSAVLDAPYALIGVAALAADDEREARRQVLSGALSMVRLRTGRPGLVPTPEEAETYSFSPMEREFVDGWLVNIVHGTADEVRTGLDDLAKRTGADELMITANAHGGEARLRSYELIADAYGLPTV, encoded by the coding sequence GTGGACGAGATTCGAGGCGACGAGATCCGTGGCAAGGCGGAGGGGACGGCCACAGTCCCGCTCTCCGTGCTGGACCTGGTGACCGTGGGCCAGGGCCGCACCGCCACCCAGGCGCTGCGTACGAGCGTGGACATCGCACAGCTCGCCGAGCGCCGCGGATTCCACCGCTACTGGGTGGCCGAACACCACTCCATGCCCGGCGTCGCCTCCTCGTCGCCCGCCGTCATCCTGGCCCACCTCGCCGCACACACCGAGCGCATCAGGCTCGGCTCCGGCGGTGTGATGCTGCCCAACCACGCACCGCTCGTCATCGCCGAACAGTTCGGCACCCTGGAGGCCATGGCCCCCGGCCGCATCGACCTCGGCCTCGGCCGCGCCCCCGGCACCGACGGCGCGACGGCTGCCGCCCTGCGCCGCACGGACCGGCTGAACGAGGGCGCCGACGACTTCCCGCAGCAGCTCGCCGAGCTGACCCGGTTCCTGGACGACGACTTCCCCGACGGCCACCCCTACTCCCGTATCCACGCGGTCCCCGGCCCGGTCCAGGCCACCTCCGAGGGCGGGGTCCAGTCCCCGGCCCGCCCGCCGATCTGGCTGCTCGGCTCATCCGGCTTCAGCGCCCGGCTGGCCGGTGTGCTCGGCCTCCCGTTCGCCTTCGCCCACCACTTCTCGGCCCAGAACACGGTCCCAGCCCTCGACCTGTACCGGGAGTCGTTCCGCCCGTCCGCGGTGCTCGACGCCCCGTACGCCCTGATCGGTGTCGCGGCCCTGGCCGCCGACGACGAGCGCGAGGCCCGCCGCCAGGTGCTCTCCGGCGCCCTGTCCATGGTCCGGCTGCGCACCGGCCGCCCCGGCCTGGTCCCGACGCCCGAGGAGGCGGAGACGTACTCCTTCAGCCCCATGGAGCGCGAGTTCGTCGACGGCTGGCTGGTCAACATCGTCCACGGCACGGCGGACGAGGTCCGCACCGGCCTCGACGACCTGGCCAAGCGCACCGGCGCCGACGAACTGATGATCACCGCCAACGCCCACGGCGGCGAGGCGCGACTGCGCAGCTACGAACTGATCGCGGACGCGTACGGGCTGCCGACGGTCTGA
- a CDS encoding IclR family transcriptional regulator, translating to MALKPEPTAPFHSVQYALRILETVSKHGNGVTDAQISRETGLPIGHLTSLLLMLRREGYVEQVTDGAYVIGSSLLLLGSGAARRQALETRLQQMLAQLRDSVGAAVYISRYVDGEIRVTQYADGPRTPAVNEWVDFRSAAHASAVGKCLLAQLDQNGRRDHLSRHKTARLTSRTITNEKVLFSKLDSQPPTVPVLDLQEYAVGTVCAAVPLTAGSSAGCLALSLPVEDAHRLRAAAAALNRRAAPVLLSLAL from the coding sequence GTGGCATTGAAGCCCGAACCGACCGCACCGTTCCATTCGGTGCAGTACGCCCTTCGCATTCTCGAAACGGTTTCCAAGCACGGCAACGGTGTGACGGACGCCCAGATCTCCCGGGAGACGGGGCTGCCCATCGGGCATCTCACCTCCCTGCTGCTGATGCTGCGCCGCGAGGGATACGTCGAGCAGGTCACCGACGGCGCGTACGTCATCGGATCCTCTCTGCTGCTCCTCGGCTCCGGCGCGGCCCGCAGACAGGCCCTGGAGACCAGGCTCCAGCAGATGCTGGCACAGCTGCGCGATTCGGTCGGCGCGGCGGTCTACATCAGTCGGTACGTGGACGGCGAGATCCGGGTCACGCAGTACGCCGACGGCCCCCGTACACCCGCGGTCAACGAGTGGGTGGACTTCCGTTCCGCCGCGCACGCCTCGGCGGTCGGCAAGTGCCTGCTGGCCCAGCTCGACCAGAACGGCCGCCGCGACCACCTCTCGCGCCACAAGACGGCCCGGCTCACATCGCGGACGATCACCAACGAGAAGGTGCTCTTCTCCAAGCTGGACAGCCAGCCGCCGACGGTCCCGGTACTCGACCTCCAGGAGTACGCGGTCGGCACGGTGTGCGCGGCGGTGCCGCTGACGGCCGGATCGTCGGCGGGGTGCCTCGCGCTGTCGCTTCCGGTCGAGGATGCGCATCGCCTGCGCGCGGCGGCGGCCGCGCTGAACCGGCGGGCGGCGCCCGTACTCCTGTCGCTGGCGCTCTAG
- a CDS encoding bifunctional DNA primase/polymerase gives MSAWLPDETPLHHGDGPCHGADVFALLRDRAANRTAQITAAGAAWLAGAAAYPRSTLAQWEAHPSAPGVLPCGSAFDVVNVPTLFGRRMLEHLWADGPGSGPVATHRGRMLLFASPGTAQRLPSLLDWEEWGGGLEPRDATDPRGRDGGGGKVPPLLCHGIGDAVTVPPLTCVSAAPGPRWVVAPDTRSPWLPGPDVLLWACVRVTRSATSPAARNSIFPTTDQDANVYDVSRRR, from the coding sequence ATGAGCGCATGGCTGCCAGACGAGACGCCCCTGCATCACGGCGACGGCCCCTGTCACGGGGCCGACGTCTTCGCCCTCCTGCGCGACCGGGCCGCGAACCGGACGGCTCAGATCACGGCAGCCGGTGCCGCCTGGCTCGCCGGCGCCGCGGCCTATCCGCGCAGCACGCTGGCCCAGTGGGAGGCCCACCCCTCCGCACCCGGGGTGCTGCCGTGCGGATCGGCCTTCGATGTGGTGAACGTGCCCACTCTCTTCGGGCGCCGGATGCTGGAACACCTGTGGGCGGACGGCCCCGGCTCCGGCCCCGTCGCCACCCATCGCGGACGGATGCTGCTCTTCGCCTCCCCGGGCACCGCCCAGCGGCTGCCCTCGCTGCTCGACTGGGAGGAGTGGGGCGGCGGCCTCGAACCGCGCGACGCAACAGACCCGCGGGGGCGGGACGGCGGCGGGGGCAAGGTCCCGCCACTGCTCTGCCACGGCATCGGGGATGCGGTGACCGTCCCGCCGCTGACCTGCGTCTCCGCCGCCCCCGGGCCCCGCTGGGTGGTCGCCCCCGACACCCGCAGCCCCTGGCTGCCGGGCCCGGACGTACTGCTCTGGGCCTGTGTACGGGTGACCAGGTCGGCGACCTCCCCGGCGGCCCGGAATTCGATTTTTCCTACCACCGATCAGGATGCTAATGTCTACGACGTCAGCAGGCGCCGCTAG
- a CDS encoding MFS transporter, producing MTNAMRTTVDRDGLAGRREWTAFVVLLLPLLLVSMDVSVLFFAIPSIDRDLAPSATQQLWIFDVYAFVLAGLLITMGSLGDRIGRRRLLLLGALAFGAASVAAAYAAGPGMLIAARALLGVGGATLMPSTMGLVRNMFRDERQRSRAVGIWSGAMAGGIALGSVLSGVMLQRFWRGSVFLINVPAMVLLLVLVPVLVPEFKDPDPGRFDLLSMPLSMGAVLPVVYGIKESAAHGLDLPNALTIAAGLLVGGLFVRRQRSRGDAMISRELFRDRGFAAGIGLNALAAFAMMGSAFFTTQYLQSVLGMGTMEAALWSMAPSLAVGVAAPTATVIAQRTDRTRVICAGFVIAAAGFAVLALTGTDSLWLLLCGCAVMSCGIVTVMALVSDLALSTAPPEKASSAASLLETGQEFGGATGMALLGAVATAVYTADMPGSAPEAARKTLPGAVAMGDASLISVGREAFVHSMQYASVAGAALLLAGAVLAVTLLRRAAAREGAALTSQRGSIPATATPVRAAALNRRGNSGVLPSSTPRCGALPADSGSARNAARARQPATRQN from the coding sequence ATGACGAACGCCATGCGCACCACCGTCGACCGCGACGGCCTCGCGGGCCGCCGGGAGTGGACCGCCTTCGTGGTCCTCCTGCTGCCCCTTCTCCTCGTCTCCATGGACGTCTCCGTCCTCTTCTTCGCGATTCCGTCCATCGACCGGGACCTCGCACCCAGCGCCACCCAGCAGCTCTGGATCTTCGATGTGTACGCCTTCGTCCTGGCCGGCCTGCTGATCACGATGGGCTCGCTCGGCGACCGGATCGGCCGCCGCAGGCTGCTGCTCCTCGGGGCGCTCGCGTTCGGTGCCGCGTCCGTCGCCGCCGCGTACGCCGCCGGCCCCGGGATGCTGATCGCGGCCCGCGCCCTGCTCGGGGTCGGCGGTGCGACGCTGATGCCCTCCACGATGGGGCTCGTGCGGAACATGTTCCGCGACGAGCGGCAGCGCAGCCGGGCCGTCGGCATCTGGTCGGGTGCCATGGCAGGCGGGATCGCGCTCGGCTCGGTGCTCAGCGGGGTCATGCTGCAGCGCTTCTGGCGGGGTTCGGTCTTTCTGATCAACGTGCCCGCGATGGTGCTGCTGCTGGTCCTGGTACCGGTGCTGGTCCCGGAGTTCAAGGACCCGGACCCCGGCCGGTTCGACCTCCTGAGCATGCCGCTGTCGATGGGTGCCGTGCTGCCCGTCGTCTACGGGATCAAGGAGAGCGCCGCCCATGGGCTCGATCTGCCGAACGCGCTGACCATCGCCGCCGGCCTCCTCGTCGGCGGGCTCTTCGTCCGCCGCCAGCGCAGCCGGGGTGACGCGATGATCAGCCGGGAACTGTTCCGCGACCGCGGCTTCGCGGCGGGGATCGGGCTGAACGCGCTGGCCGCCTTCGCCATGATGGGCTCCGCCTTCTTCACCACGCAGTATCTGCAGTCGGTACTCGGCATGGGCACGATGGAGGCCGCGCTGTGGAGCATGGCCCCGTCGCTTGCGGTGGGAGTCGCGGCCCCGACGGCCACGGTGATCGCCCAGCGGACCGACCGTACGCGTGTGATCTGCGCCGGTTTCGTCATCGCCGCCGCCGGTTTCGCCGTCCTCGCCCTGACCGGTACGGACTCGCTGTGGCTGCTGCTCTGCGGGTGCGCCGTGATGAGCTGCGGCATCGTGACCGTGATGGCGCTCGTCTCGGACCTGGCGCTGTCCACCGCCCCGCCGGAGAAGGCGAGTTCGGCGGCCTCGCTGCTGGAGACCGGGCAGGAGTTCGGCGGTGCGACGGGGATGGCGCTGCTGGGTGCGGTGGCCACGGCCGTCTACACCGCCGACATGCCGGGCTCGGCGCCGGAGGCCGCCCGCAAGACGCTGCCGGGCGCGGTGGCCATGGGGGACGCCTCGCTGATCTCGGTCGGGAGGGAGGCCTTCGTGCACAGCATGCAGTACGCCTCGGTGGCGGGGGCCGCGCTGTTGCTGGCGGGGGCGGTGCTGGCCGTGACGCTGCTGCGGAGGGCCGCTGCGCGGGAGGGAGCGGCCCTGACGAGCCAGCGCGGGTCGATACCGGCGACGGCGACCCCGGTCAGGGCCGCCGCGCTCAACCGGAGAGGGAATTCAGGGGTGTTGCCCAGCAGCACCCCGAGGTGCGGTGCACTGCCCGCCGACAGCGGATCCGCCAGGAACGCGGCCCGTGCACGGCAGCCGGCTACACGTCAGAACTGA